One genomic segment of Pirellulaceae bacterium includes these proteins:
- a CDS encoding sulfatase-like hydrolase/transferase, which produces MKLTVLLLFVLANACFAGDVVQPTGIFENGKNEIDRDSDIQIGERRTINPQATSNAKLHFDCLDALESPVRADRPNIILIMADDLGVEGIGCYGGTSYRTPSINRLAKQGVRFNHAYAQPLCTNTRVQLMTGLYNNRNWRYFGILDPQAKTIGHSMQDAGYSTCIAGKWQLQSYDPPSYPGSHLRRGKGMKVTDAGFDEYSLFHSCHTEDKGSRFANPTFFENGQLTRELQGEYGPDHWVKFINDFIQRKQNDDKPFFVYYAMALPHRPFVPTPDSADWLDEAAHSTEDTRHFPDMVEYMDNCVGRVVKQIDDLGLSENTLIIFYSDNGTHQKITSQTRNGPVVGGKGRTTDAGTHVPLIVRWTGKIQPGLNDNLVDSTDFLPTVMEAGGQSISRAAKLDGISFYPQLFGNPSQIRPWVFCHYDPRPGWDKDQFRKIRFVRDKKYKLYGDGKLYDIPNDKLEQQPILTPEDTEASRNARERLASVLRDMPNPDPVPRDGDPRDSEQRLYLAAGDQISVFQLNQANGELTLLQKLPLDGAGPFTFAPNRKLMYAVATSSGPKENSPALATLEIEHGGKLKIVNQAKVHFRPGYLMTDNNGEFLAGNHYGPGKASIWKIDPIYRGVTLQALTLEKKAHSTVFSPDNHWLLVPATGPNKVFINQFTAQVGSSAPHDPPFARGPTAVDDAQQPRHLIFHPNLSMAYTTNEREQPGVGVWEWNTEQGTLATIQNIVTQPPDFDGRITTADLHLTPDARFLFVSNRDITERGAATGEDSIVGFTVDSQTGQLKMTGHYPCERVPRSFTIDKLGKFLYVAGQGDARLGAYRIEKSGALTKIKQYEVGKGPIWVETLSILD; this is translated from the coding sequence ATGAAACTAACCGTGCTCTTACTCTTCGTGCTGGCGAACGCCTGTTTTGCTGGTGATGTCGTCCAGCCTACTGGAATTTTCGAGAATGGCAAAAATGAGATCGATCGCGATTCTGATATCCAGATCGGCGAGCGTCGAACGATTAATCCCCAAGCCACTTCGAACGCCAAGTTGCATTTCGATTGCCTCGACGCTTTGGAGTCGCCGGTTAGGGCTGATCGTCCGAATATCATCTTGATCATGGCCGACGATCTGGGTGTTGAGGGAATTGGCTGTTACGGCGGCACGAGTTACCGCACACCTTCGATTAACCGTCTGGCAAAACAGGGCGTCCGATTCAACCACGCGTACGCGCAACCCTTGTGTACGAACACGCGCGTCCAGCTCATGACCGGCTTGTATAACAACCGCAACTGGCGTTACTTCGGAATCCTCGATCCGCAAGCAAAAACAATCGGTCACTCCATGCAGGATGCGGGCTATAGCACCTGCATCGCGGGCAAATGGCAGTTACAGAGTTACGACCCGCCGAGCTATCCCGGTTCCCATCTGCGTCGCGGCAAGGGAATGAAGGTCACGGACGCGGGCTTCGATGAGTACAGTCTCTTCCATTCATGTCACACGGAAGACAAAGGCTCGCGATTCGCCAATCCCACTTTTTTCGAAAACGGCCAACTCACCAGGGAACTCCAAGGAGAATATGGGCCGGATCACTGGGTCAAGTTCATCAACGATTTCATCCAACGCAAACAGAACGATGACAAACCGTTCTTTGTCTACTATGCGATGGCGCTGCCGCACCGACCGTTCGTGCCCACACCCGACAGTGCGGACTGGCTAGACGAGGCAGCTCACTCAACAGAAGACACTCGTCATTTTCCAGACATGGTCGAGTACATGGACAACTGTGTCGGACGTGTCGTCAAACAGATCGACGACTTGGGGCTGAGCGAAAACACCCTCATTATCTTCTACAGCGACAACGGAACTCACCAAAAAATCACTTCACAAACAAGAAACGGCCCGGTTGTCGGCGGCAAAGGACGCACGACGGATGCGGGTACGCATGTTCCCTTGATCGTCCGATGGACAGGAAAAATTCAACCAGGTCTAAACGACAACCTCGTGGATTCCACCGATTTTCTACCGACGGTCATGGAAGCGGGAGGTCAATCGATTTCCCGCGCAGCCAAGCTGGACGGCATCAGCTTCTACCCCCAGTTGTTTGGAAATCCAAGTCAAATTCGGCCGTGGGTCTTCTGTCACTACGACCCGCGTCCAGGATGGGACAAAGACCAATTCAGAAAGATCCGCTTCGTTCGCGACAAAAAATACAAGCTCTACGGCGACGGCAAGCTCTACGACATACCCAACGACAAGCTTGAACAGCAACCGATCCTCACCCCTGAGGATACGGAGGCGAGTCGCAACGCACGCGAGCGTCTGGCTTCGGTGTTAAGGGACATGCCTAACCCCGATCCGGTACCGCGAGATGGTGATCCGCGTGATTCTGAGCAGCGTTTATATCTGGCCGCAGGTGATCAGATCTCGGTGTTCCAGCTGAACCAGGCAAATGGCGAACTGACTCTTCTGCAAAAACTGCCGCTCGATGGGGCTGGGCCGTTCACTTTCGCCCCCAATCGAAAGTTGATGTATGCCGTCGCGACGTCGTCAGGACCCAAGGAAAACTCGCCCGCCCTTGCAACGCTGGAAATCGAACATGGCGGCAAACTAAAAATCGTCAACCAAGCCAAAGTTCATTTTCGACCCGGATATCTGATGACCGACAACAACGGCGAATTCCTTGCCGGCAACCACTACGGTCCGGGAAAGGCGTCGATCTGGAAGATTGATCCGATTTACCGCGGTGTCACGCTCCAAGCATTGACGCTCGAAAAGAAGGCCCACAGTACGGTTTTTTCTCCCGACAACCACTGGCTGTTGGTCCCTGCAACCGGCCCGAACAAGGTCTTCATTAACCAGTTCACGGCGCAAGTTGGAAGTTCGGCACCGCATGACCCACCGTTTGCCCGCGGCCCCACAGCAGTTGACGATGCACAACAACCACGGCATCTAATCTTTCATCCCAATTTGTCGATGGCTTACACGACTAACGAACGAGAACAGCCCGGCGTCGGTGTTTGGGAATGGAACACCGAACAGGGCACGCTTGCAACGATTCAAAATATCGTAACCCAACCGCCAGACTTCGATGGTCGCATCACGACCGCCGATCTGCATCTCACTCCGGATGCCCGCTTTCTATTCGTGTCTAACCGCGACATTACCGAACGGGGCGCAGCGACCGGAGAAGACAGCATCGTCGGCTTTACCGTCGATTCGCAAACGGGTCAGTTAAAGATGACGGGACACTATCCGTGCGAACGCGTTCCACGATCATTTACGATCGACAAGCTTGGCAAGTTTTTGTACGTGGCGGGTCAGGGTGATGCTCGACTGGGCGCCTATCGAATCGAGAAGTCCGGTGCTCTGACAAAGATCAAACAGTACGAGGTAGGAAAAGGACCGATTTGGGTTGAGACGCTGTCGATTCTCGATTGA
- a CDS encoding DUF3748 domain-containing protein: MKVKLRLSRLLLWTTYCLSVLINSSFAENPVEKQITSASHGHILTNTGVWSPDSKWITYDVRSDPAGDMFDGQRIERVNISSGKVQILFESRNQANCGVATTCPTDDRVVFIHGPENPDDDWQYAAFHRRGVIVHADQPDTDENLDARDIVAPFTSGALRGGSHVHTFSGDGKWVAFTYEDHVLSNVDSGTKQHDANQKYDENQRNVGVSVPVRSVVPKHSHPRNHAGSHFSVLVTRTTSNPHPGSDEITRAFSDAWIGTDGYLRTDGGRQKKAIAFQGNVLTQSGDTISEIFVVDLPEEVSKASEYGPLQGTPHQKPQPPKGTKQRRLTFTADRKHPGIQGVRHWLRSSPDGSKIAFLMKSDDGIAQLWTVSPNGGKAEQLTNNLQPISSAFSWSPDGKFIAHTMDGSVCVTLADSGQTIRLTETGRWPIRPEACVFSPDGTKIASLRHVSENGQAWNQIFVLDVQAALAKRP; encoded by the coding sequence ATGAAGGTCAAACTCCGCTTATCCCGGTTACTGCTTTGGACAACTTACTGCCTGAGTGTCTTGATAAATTCATCATTTGCAGAGAACCCGGTGGAAAAGCAAATCACATCTGCGTCTCACGGACACATCTTGACCAATACGGGGGTTTGGTCGCCCGATAGCAAGTGGATTACGTACGACGTGCGAAGTGATCCGGCGGGAGACATGTTCGATGGGCAGAGGATCGAACGCGTGAATATCAGCTCGGGCAAAGTCCAGATTCTTTTCGAATCTCGCAACCAGGCAAATTGCGGAGTTGCGACAACGTGCCCGACTGACGATCGTGTCGTTTTCATCCACGGCCCGGAAAATCCAGACGACGATTGGCAGTATGCCGCATTCCATCGTCGCGGCGTGATCGTTCACGCCGACCAACCGGACACAGACGAAAATCTTGATGCCCGAGATATCGTCGCACCTTTCACGTCCGGCGCACTGCGAGGCGGCTCGCATGTTCACACATTTAGTGGAGACGGAAAATGGGTTGCTTTCACCTATGAAGACCACGTGTTGTCGAATGTCGATTCGGGAACCAAGCAACATGATGCGAACCAAAAATACGATGAAAATCAGCGAAACGTCGGAGTCAGTGTTCCGGTACGATCCGTGGTACCGAAACACTCACATCCTCGCAATCACGCTGGCTCCCATTTCTCGGTGCTTGTAACGCGCACCACGTCGAATCCACACCCCGGTTCGGACGAGATTACTCGCGCCTTCAGCGACGCTTGGATTGGGACCGACGGTTACCTGCGTACCGATGGCGGTCGACAAAAGAAGGCGATCGCTTTTCAGGGAAACGTGCTGACACAATCGGGTGACACGATTTCCGAAATATTTGTTGTCGATCTACCTGAGGAGGTGAGCAAAGCGTCTGAATACGGACCACTCCAAGGAACGCCACATCAAAAACCCCAGCCACCCAAGGGGACGAAACAACGTCGACTCACTTTCACAGCCGACCGCAAGCATCCCGGTATTCAAGGTGTTCGCCATTGGTTGCGCAGTTCACCAGACGGATCAAAGATCGCGTTCTTGATGAAATCCGACGATGGGATTGCCCAGTTGTGGACTGTTTCGCCCAACGGAGGAAAAGCGGAACAACTGACAAACAATCTGCAACCGATTAGTTCTGCGTTCAGTTGGAGCCCCGATGGAAAATTCATCGCCCATACGATGGATGGATCGGTTTGCGTCACGCTGGCGGATTCTGGCCAGACGATTCGGCTGACTGAGACGGGGCGTTGGCCGATCAGACCCGAGGCATGCGTGTTCTCACCGGACGGAACGAAGATCGCTTCTTTGCGCCACGTATCGGAAAACGGGCAGGCGTGGAATCAGATCTTTGTTCTGGATGTTCAGGC
- a CDS encoding SMP-30/gluconolactonase/LRE family protein: MILMFRCFSLLLVGICTAATAEETASVELYAPAAKHFFPANLQVEILSNGHQLAEGPVWHVGEDCLLFVDIPANSVYKWSKKSGVSVYLTPSGRTGFAPSLQNGVIGANGLAFDQKQSLVLCQHGDRRIAKLINPGEVNPEFITLASHFQGKRFNSPNDLTIAENGDIFFTDPPGGYLDLANSNFEQGKVVFDTRHKELSFQGVYHYHADSQKVSLVTQKMNRPNGIALSRDGKRLYVGNAEDDNPHIMQFSTDDYAGKLFFDGPFRKQDKGVVDGMKVHTSGTLFVTGPGGIHLLSNEGARLAQIRLDQPVTNLCFDPNEQFMYFTTHHSLARLKLNRLSEAAH, translated from the coding sequence ATGATACTAATGTTTCGTTGCTTTTCTCTGCTACTGGTCGGAATCTGTACGGCAGCCACAGCAGAAGAAACTGCCTCGGTCGAACTCTACGCTCCCGCCGCAAAACACTTTTTCCCTGCTAATCTTCAAGTTGAGATTTTATCCAATGGACATCAACTGGCCGAGGGGCCTGTCTGGCACGTCGGCGAAGACTGCCTGCTCTTTGTCGACATCCCAGCGAACTCGGTCTACAAATGGAGCAAAAAATCGGGTGTTTCGGTTTACCTGACTCCCAGTGGACGCACTGGCTTTGCGCCGTCCCTGCAAAACGGAGTGATCGGAGCAAACGGTCTCGCTTTCGATCAAAAGCAATCCCTGGTGCTGTGCCAACACGGCGATCGCCGGATTGCTAAGTTGATCAACCCAGGCGAGGTAAACCCCGAATTTATCACACTCGCGTCGCATTTTCAGGGCAAGCGTTTCAACAGCCCGAATGATCTGACCATCGCCGAGAACGGTGACATTTTCTTTACCGATCCACCCGGTGGATATCTCGACCTGGCGAACAGCAACTTCGAACAAGGCAAAGTCGTATTCGACACGCGACATAAAGAACTCTCGTTTCAGGGCGTCTATCATTACCACGCCGACTCACAAAAAGTCTCGCTCGTGACCCAGAAAATGAATCGTCCAAATGGGATTGCGTTATCCCGAGATGGCAAGCGTCTTTATGTCGGTAATGCCGAAGACGATAACCCCCACATCATGCAATTCTCGACCGACGACTACGCAGGGAAGCTGTTTTTCGATGGCCCCTTTCGTAAACAGGACAAGGGCGTTGTGGACGGCATGAAGGTTCATACGAGTGGGACCCTGTTCGTAACAGGCCCCGGCGGAATTCACCTGCTTTCAAATGAAGGAGCAAGACTTGCTCAAATTCGGTTGGATCAACCGGTCACCAATCTCTGTTTCGATCCGAATGAACAGTTCATGTATTTCACAACTCACCATTCCTTGGCTCGATTGAAGCTAAATCGATTGTCCGAGGCGGCCCACTGA